TCTAAATATCCTTGTAAGGGATTTCATTACCTGTGGACTGGACAGTGTGGAGTAGTGTGGAATGCATGCGTTTAACTTTCCTGGCCTTTTAGATATTGTCAATGAGGACCTGCCAGTTGCTAGGGGGCATGTTGGAAATAATGTTCAGTTGGGAAGGTAAGGAAGCTAGCTGTGTGAAGGCAGGTCAATAAAAATATATAGTAATTGGAGTTTAATATATAAAATGTGCAGATGAAAATAGCTAATACTAATACCTTCGACATATTTATCATGTGATTATTGTTTTCTTTAACCCAAAACAGTCGAGCTTGGCTCCACTGCATTTTTATGAAATTAGGACAATATGATTACTGTTTGAACACTTTTAGTCTGATGTCATTCTTTTCTGTAGAAGAGTGATGTTTTTTGTTTACTATTTACTTTGTCTGAATTTAGTATCTACTCTGTCCAGCTATATCAGTTCAATGTCATCAGATTTAGGTTCTCATGGTAGctaaagaaaatgaaaagtcaGCCATATGCCAATGCCACTCCTGTTCCCAGTGATACAACATCTAATATTATCAGCTAGTCAATTTCATGAGTGATATGGTACTATATTTCTAAAACAGAGAGGCCTGATTCTGATGTGGTGTGAGGCAAATTTCAGTTTAGTAGAATTCTGAAAGagttctactccctctgtaaactaatataagagcgtttagattactaaagtagtgtaaacgctcttatattagtttacggagggagtacttgactgTCCTGAGTCCTGAAGTACAGAGCACTGACACTTAATAGATCATGGGAACCAACAAAGTTTTTTTTTGTTTCCCAGTTGAAAAAATGCACTACTATGTACATGTCTAGCTTGCTACTCACATACTGAAATTATTGATATACAATAGTTGAACCTACCAAGTAATTTGCAATTTTCTTCTTATATATATACAACACGAAGGAACCTCACAAGTCATGGGTGGGTTTTGGCAACCCTTGCACCGACGACGACCGCGAGTTCTTCTATGCCTCTACTACTATCATCATTGGGGATGGTGCCAAAACGCCTTTTTGGGATTCCCCTTGGCTCCTAGGACGCAAACCAAAGGATATTGCACCGCTTATCTTTGACGCTTCAAGGAGAAAAAAATGAAAGGTGCGGGAGGCCCTTAATGGGAATGCATGGATCCTCAAGATCAAGCCTGACACCATAATCTCCATCGACCACATCCGGGAATTTTTCACCTTATGGATGCTTGTGCATGATTTCCACCTTAACGAGCAGATCGAAGATGATATTGTTTGGAAGCACTCCAATGATGGGATCTACACAGCGTCAACAGCGTACAAAGCTCAATTTCTTGGCTTGGTTCTATCCCCCATGGATCTCATGGTTTGGAAAGTATGGGCACCTCCAAAAGTGAAGTTTTTTGCTTGGTTGGCATTACAAAATAGGATTTGGACCGCCGACCGGTTGGAAAAGCGTGGTTGGGCAAACTGTGGCCTTTGCCAGCTATGTAAATGAGAACAAGAAACAGGTGCACATCTCTTCTTCAAGTGTCGGTACACGCTTAGGCTCTGGAGATAAATCATTCAGAAGCTTGGTCTTGCTCACATGGACACCTCCAATTGGCACCTTGCGGACTCCGTCAATGAATGGTGGGATAAGAGAATTGACAATCAAAACCCCAATAGACAAGCCATGGCCTCCCTCACTATGCTTGTGTCTTGGACTATTTGGAACGAACGAAATGCTCGGGTGTTCCGACACAAGTGTGCGCCGCCGCCCATTCTCCTTAACATCATCCTAGAGGAGGCCAAGCTTTGGGTTACCACGGGTGCTAAAAAGTTAGGGCTAATTATTTCGTGTGAGTAATTGTCATGCCGTGTATGTGGGTCACCTGTAACACTCTAAACTCTCTTCTTATTtgatggatgaggcaaatcttatgCCTCTGTTTCGAAGAAAAAAAACCACTTATGTTCTGTAGAATTTCCCAGTTTGTCATTCTAACCAAGACATGCTACTTTTCAGGTTGACATTGTTGGAGTAAGTTGCTATTCTTCAAAGGACCTGTGGTCTTGGACAAATCAAGGAGTTGTGCTCCAAGGAGAGGAAAAGAATTTGTTTCATGACCTCCACAAATCCAATGTCCTTGAGAGGCCTAAGGTGATCTATAACAACCGGACCGGCAAATACGTGATGTGGATGCACACAGACGATGCTAACTATACCAAATCCTCAATCGGCGTGGCGAGCAGCGATTCTCCCACAGGACCATTCACTTACCTCTACAGCAAGCGCCCGCACAACTGTGAAAGCAGAGACATGACCATTTTCAAGGATGATGACGGGAAGGCCTACCTGATATATTCATCCAAGGGCAACAGCGAGCTCCACATTGCGCGGTTAACCGATGAGTACCTCGACGTGACCGACGACATGCGGAAAATCCTCGTCGCACGGTATCGGGAAGCTCCGGCACTCTTCAAGTCCGGCGGCACCTACTACATGATAACCTCGGGTTGCACGGGCTGGGCACCGAACACTGCAAAGGCTCACGCGGCGACATCGATCATGGGGCCTTGGGAGACGCTGGGGAATCCATTCGTGGGAGGGAGCGAGATATACAGATCGACAACGTTCTTCTCCCAGGGTACGTTCGTGTTGCCGGTTGCGGGGTTGCCGGGGCTGTTCATCTTCATGGCCGACCGGTGGAAGCCGTCCGATCTGAGGGATTCGAGGTACGTGTGGCTGCCTTTGACAGTAGGTggactgcctgatgaggctgcggatTACAGCTTCATGTTCCCGCTCTGGTCCAGGGTGTCGATTTACTGGCACAAAGTGTGGCGCCTTCCTGAGAAAAGTTACCGAGTGACTTAGCCATGCATTCATGTCTGCTCTCTATTGCAGATCAAATGTGTAAAATGAAATAAAGGCAAAGAAACGAGGTTGCATGTTTTCAGCTATCCAGCGACAGGAACTGAACTTTGCTGTTTCAACTATGAGAGCGGTCACTTAACAGACAAATACTAAAGCGATTATACATAAGGAAAATTTTAAAACAGACTATGAAAGACAAAAACTGACCCAGATTTTTCAATATTACTCAGATGTTGCAATGGTACTTGAGTGCAAACATTTAGGGCTGGACTTTTGGAGTGTCTCATACACACAGTGTCGCCGTGAAGCAAATGAAGTGGCTCACAGCCTAATAAAGAACTCACTTAGTGAAAAGTCTTCTATGTTTTGGGTTTCTATGATCCTTGATTTTATTTCTCACTCTATTTTAACATGTCTATTATCCGAGGAATAAAATTTGTTGCTTTAAAAAAAATCTGTTTCTATTCGTTGGATCTCTCAGGATTACCCAAATAATGTGGTCTGCCTTGATTATCAATCTTTTGCCTGTGGTGTTGTATGGATATAATTGGGTATTGCGTTGAACGTAATACATGTTCATATAGCTAATGTGTGTATACTCGATCTGTAATACCAAGATGCTATCCAACATGTAGTGTCCATTATATGCTTCTGAATTTCATACTACATCTGATCTGCAGTAATAATTTGGATAATTCTGCAAGTTGCAATATCAAGAATAACAGCTTTTTTCGTTCAGCTGCATGCTACTGTGATTATGGCTTGAAATTAGGCCAAATTCAGACGTTTCTTTTATGGCTTAGaaaccaaaatctgaaccaaatAGCAGTTTCGTTCACGCTTCTTAAACTCCAAAAGCATCTTGGCTTCGGTAGTGCAATGGGAAAACTACATCAGAGGTAGGTGCTTCAGTAGCTTTCTACCATCCTCCTCCTGACTTTTGTCCTGTCATATTCCTTCCAGTTTTCAAATTTATATTTTACAAAGTGTATCTTGTTATGCTATACCCACTTCTTCCCCGGAGCATGATGACTGGACACAATCATGCAGGAAAAAGGCGATAGGgatagggaaaattttgtttttgccactctagattttgccaattttccttatgccattctagattttgacatttcacttttgccacacgtagcttttgacaattatcacaattaccATTCTGTGGCAAAAgctaaataattttatttcatttttgccactcttagtttttgaaatGTATgacaattgccactctgaaaattttgctttttccactagaatggcaattgtgataattatcaaaaactaagagtggcaaaaatgaaatgtcaaaatctagagtagcCAGTGGcagaaggaaaattggcaaaatctagagtggcaaaaacaaaattttcccataaGGATATTATGTATGCCAAGTATTGATCCCCCAAAGTCAAAACAGCCAAGTACTTCAATAAAATATGTTTATCAGAaaataacatactccctccgtcccataatataaaaatgtttttgacattattgtaaaaacgctcttatattatgggacagagcgaGTAGAATTAAACCACAGAAATGAAAATTAAAGGCCCAGCACAAACACCACAATACATATGTACCACTCAAACTATACTAAAACAAAACCCTGAAAAAAACTATATACTCAAACAACACCGGAAAGGGGCCGGTGCAGCAGCCAGTCAATCGACCTTTTAACTAGGCGTACGTACATCTAATTGTCCATGCCGGGCTCAGAAGCACCCAAGGATGgcacgccgccgccgtagccgttgaTCATCGACGCCGCGTTCTGGTGCAGGCCGGGTGTCGCGATTGGACGACGATGGCGGGTCCTGATGTTCAGCCAGCTCGTCATCCGCGGAGGCCAGCAAGAAGATGACTTCCTTGTGCTCGTGCACCTCCTCATGGTCTTGGACTGGTACAACGGCGGCGGCGTGATTGGCGGTAGCGCGTCGTCGGTGCCAGCGACATGGTCGATGGGGCGCTTGGGCGTGCCGGGCTTGGTCTCCCAGACGAACGGCACGGTGCCGGCGCCGAGGCTGTAGTACACCCTGAAGGACGCCCCGGCGGCCACGACGCTCCCTCGAGAGGATCCTTGAGCTAAACTGCTTGTCATCCCTTCCTGCATACTCGAGCTC
The sequence above is a segment of the Triticum dicoccoides isolate Atlit2015 ecotype Zavitan chromosome 1A, WEW_v2.0, whole genome shotgun sequence genome. Coding sequences within it:
- the LOC119364291 gene encoding uncharacterized protein LOC119364291: MAMGAGSKQPRSLAIRWYPARHGSFTLIVWCLAALVMLLILHLFISRKVEQIVRGIDEVEEEAFPVKLARSWRNPRVARRKGEHRTLPVVDEFLVESSAVHHAFFPEGEVTMDPVNGGNDRRYLYYPGRVWLDTDGKPIQAHGGGVLYDEKSETYFWYGENKDGKTYKAHDKGPDRVDIVGVSCYSSKDLWSWTNQGVVLQGEEKNLFHDLHKSNVLERPKVIYNNRTGKYVMWMHTDDANYTKSSIGVASSDSPTGPFTYLYSKRPHNCESRDMTIFKDDDGKAYLIYSSKGNSELHIARLTDEYLDVTDDMRKILVARYREAPALFKSGGTYYMITSGCTGWAPNTAKAHAATSIMGPWETLGNPFVGGSEIYRSTTFFSQGTFVLPVAGLPGLFIFMADRWKPSDLRDSRYVWLPLTVGGLPDEAADYSFMFPLWSRVSIYWHKVWRLPEKSYRVT
- the LOC119364368 gene encoding uncharacterized protein LOC119364368 encodes the protein MSSSMQEGMTSSLAQGSSRGSVVAAGASFRVYYSLGAGTVPFVWETKPGTPKRPIDHVAGTDDALPPITPPPLYQSKTMRRCTSTRKSSSCWPPRMTSWLNIRTRHRRPIATPGLHQNAASMINGYGGGVPSLGASEPGMDN